TGCAGGTAAATCACAGCAAGCATCTGTTATAATTTGGAACATATTCTCGCTCCTTTGAAGTTGTCTTTTTTTCATTATACCTTACAATTTCGAATAAATTAAGCTTTTTACATTCCTTAAAAAAACACCAGAAATTTTTCCTGGTGTTTTTTTATAAGCTCTTTTAGTTCTGTGACCATACACTTTCTAAAATATTAGTTTGATTACGATCAGGGCCAACCGAGAAAGTTGAAATCCTTACGCCGACAAGTTCAGAAATACGACGAATATAATTCCGAGCGTTTTCTGGTAAATCTTCTAATGTTTTACATTGAGTAACATCTTCTGACCAACCTGGTAATTCTTCGTATACTGGTTTACAGTGGTTTAATTCTTTCAAGCTCGCTGGGTAATGGTAAATTAATTTCCCATCTAATTCATAAGCAGTACAAATTTTCACTGTATCTAAACCACTTAAAACATCCACGCAATTTAACGATAAATTCGTAATACCCGAAACGCGTCGTGAATGACGCATTACTACTGAATCAAACCACCCGACGCGACGCGGACGTCCAGTTGTTGTCCCATATTCATGTCCTACTTCTCTAATTTGATCACCTACTTCATCAAATAATTCTGTAGGAAAAGGTCCATCGCCTACGCGTGAAGTATAGGCTTTACATACACCTACAACTTTGTCAATCTTAGACGGACCAACACCACTACCAATAGTTACACCGCCAGCAACTGGATTAGATGAAGTCACAAAGGGATATGTTCCTTGGTCAATATCTAGCATAACGCCTTGAGCTCCTTCAAATAATACACGTTTCCCACGATCTAAGGCGTCATTTAAAATTACTGAGGTATCTGCGACATATTGTTTAATTTGTTGACCATAATTATAAAACTCTTCAAAAATATCTTCAAAAGCAATGGCTTTATCATCATACATTTTTTCAAACTGTCTATTCTTATCAGCTAAATTAGCTTTTAAACGTTCACTAAAGATATCCTTGTCTAATAAGTCAGCGATTCGAATACCCACACGAGCTGCTTTATCCATATAAGCTGGACCAATGCCTTTAATGGTCGTTCCGATTTTATCAGCACCTTTGGCATCTTCTTGCAATTGATCTAATTTGATATGGTACGGCAAAATTACGTGTGCACGATCGGAAATTCGTAAATTTTCTGTTGAAATACCATGCTCTTTTAAATAGTTTAATTCTTCTACTAACGATTTAGGGTTTACAACCACGCCGTTACCAATAACGCTGATTTTTTCTTTATAAAAAATACCCGAAGGAATTAAATGCAATTTATAAGTTACATCATCAAATTTAATCGTATGGCCGGCATTATCGCCCCCTTGATAACGAGCAATGACTTCTGCATTTTCGCTTAAAAAATCAGTAATTTTACCTTTCCCTTCATCGCCCCATTGTGTTCCTACAACTACCACTGAAGACATATGGATACCTCTTTCTTTTTGATCTATTAACTATAGAAAAAGTAAGTCATAACTAGCAAATTTACTAGTCCCTTTTTCTTACTCCCGCATTATTGTACCAACTCCTCCAAGGAATTACAATGAAAAATCGAATAATTAGATTTTAATACTTTAATCATCAGCCAAAACACGAACATTAACTCAACAAACAAAGGAATAGCGTTTAAAAAACGAAATATATTTAATAAACATCATAATTTTTATATAGCATTTCTAAGGCTTCTTTTTCTTGAATTAATTTTTTTCCGATATTAGTTTGTGCTACAGTTGTACGACTTTCGACTTCTTCTACTAAACGTTTTGTGGATAAAATATCGATTTGTTGAGTTACCGCCTCATTTACCGAAGAAAATGGCTGATGCGCTACTAGCTGTAGCCCGTAGCTATTGAATAATAACGTATATCCAGCTAAACCTGTTTCTTTTTGATAACTCTTAGCAAAGCCTCCATCGATAACTAACATGCTCCCGTTAGCTTTAATAGGGTTTTCCCCTTTATTTGCTTTTACTGGGGTATGTCCATTAATAATATGACCAGTAGTTGATAAATCGAAATCTTTTAAAATTTCTTTGCAAATGGCTTCTTGATTCCTTAAACGGTAATAGGCATTCTTTTCTTCATGATGAGTTTGTGAATCTTCGATATAATACCGTTCAAAAGTTGCCATAACTTTTTTCCCAAATAATGAAGAGCACTCTCCTGTCCATAAGTACCATAATAAATCCGTTGCAAAATCATTAGAAATATCCGGATGTTCATAACTATACCGAATTTGTTCATCAAAGAAATCCAATAAATCTTTGCCAGAATAATGCTTTTGTCCTAAACGAAACGACTTGAAGTCACCATTTTGATGTAATGGAATACAACCATGGAGCAATAAATTTCCGTTATAACGTAAGTACATGCTTCCTTTTTCCATCAAAAAGTTCATATGACGCTGTAAAGGCTCAGAGGTTTGAAAAGAACGTAATAAATTTTTTACTAATTGCTCTTCTTCTTTAGTCAAAGCACAAGGATCCGCCGGGTCAACTGTCGGTGCTGAAAAATCAACTAATGAATAAGTTTTTCCTTGAAGTTGAATCGTTGATTTCGTATAGTCAATAAAATCCAACATCCTTCGTTCATCCATAAGAAACTCTGGACGTCGTTTAATTAATTGTCCTTCTAATTTGAACTGAAGTAAAGCGGTTGCTTGTTGGATTTTATTTAGGTTATTTTTTTCTTTAGCTGAAAAACTAGCTTCATCTTCTAACTTAGGTGTAAATTTATCTTTTACTGTATAGTGTTTCCAACTATATTCTACTAAGGGGCGTAAGTTTACTCCATATCGCTCTTCAATAATCCCTAAGTTGCCATACCTTGCACAAATACGTAAAACATTAATAAGGGCAAGCGGAGAACCAGCCATACTTGCAAGCCAGATAATGTCATGGTTTCCCCATTGGATGTCGACAGAATGATAATGAATTAAACGTTCCATAATCAAATCAGGTGCTGGCCCACGATCATAAATGTCACCAACTACATGTAAATGGTCTACCACAAATCTTTGGATTACGTAACATAAAGCACTAATTAAAGGAGCTGCTTGCTTTAATTGAATAACGTTATCAATAATTGCTTGAATATAAGCTTGTTTATCCGTTTCTTGTTGATTTTCAGTTAATAGTTCTTCAATAATATAACTGAAACGATCTGGTAAAGCTTTATGGACTTTTGAACGCGTATATTTACGACTTGTATAATTAACAACTGGAATTAATAATTGGATTTTTTGTGCGTACCATGCTTTCATCTCTGAAGTTGTTTTATCCATTTTTTCTAATTGGATTTTTTCTTCCGGATAATAAATTAAGGTAGCTAGATCATTAACGTCTACTTCTGTTTCATTAAAACACTCTTTTATTTTTTCTTTAACGCTTCCTGAACCATTACGTAACACATGATCAAAGGCATCATATTCCCCATGTACATCGCTTATAAAATGCTCTGTTCCTTTAGGTAAACGCAAAATCGCTTCTAAATTAATAAGTTCAGTCACTACACTCTCTTTATTAACAAAAATTTCTTTTAATAATTTGTAGTAATTTTCCTCCTTCATCTATATACACTCCCTTAATGAAAAATTGGTATTGTTGTATATAAATACAATACAAGTTTAAAAAAATAGTTGCAAGCCTTTTTTAATAAAAAAACTTGCAACTAAATTCTTTATTTTTTTAAATTGGTATAGTCAAAATAATTATTCAAATGCCGTTCGCGGCGAAAGAGAAGAAAATTTATTGTATTCCTTAATAAATAATAGTTCAACTGTACCTCGAGCGCCATTCCGATTTTTTTCAATAATCACTTCAATAACATTATCATTATTTGTTTTTTCTTCTTCCTCATCCTCATTTTCACGTTGATAATAATCATCTCTATATAAAAAAGCCACAATATCTGCGTCTTGTTCAATTGAACCAGATTCTCGAATGTCACTCAAAACCGGACGTTTATCTTGTCTTTGTTCAACACCACGAGATAATTGCGAAAGTGCAACAACTGGAACATTTAATTCTTTGGCTATTTTTTTCAATTGTCGAGAAATTTCAGATACTTCTTGTTGTCGACTTTCTCTACCTGAACCTTCAATTAATTGCAAATAATCAATTAAAATCAAGCCTAAATTCCCTGTTTCTTGGGCCAATTTCCGACAACGAGCTCGTATTTCAGATACTTTGATTCCAGGGGTGTCATCAATGTAAATGCTTGCTTTAGATAAACTCCCCATAGCAACAATTAAATTGCGCCATTCCTCATCCGTTAATTGTCCAGTGCGTAAGTGATTTGCATCAATAGAACCTTCAGCACAAAGCATACGGCTAACCAAAGATTCAGCTCCCATTTCTAAACTAAAAATAGCTACTGTATTATCTGTTTTTGTGCCAACATTTTGAGCAATATTCAAAGCAAAAGCTGTTTTCCCTACTGCTGGACGAGCAGCAATGATCAACAGTTCATCTTTTTGTAAGCCGGCAGTCATTTTATCTAACGCTTTATAACCTGTAGGTAATCCCGTAATTTCTTCATTGTTTTGCGCTAATTGATCAATATTTTCAATCGTTTGATTTAATACATCTGCAATCGATTGAAAGCCATTACTATTACTTTTTTCTGAGACTTCCATTATGCTTTTTTCAGCATCTTCTACAATTTCTTGAACATTCTCATTTTGCTCAAAACCTGTAGTTACAATCTTATTGGCTGTTTGGATTAACTGACGTAATGTTGCTTTATCGTCAACAATCTTTGCATAATAAGATATACTAGAAGAAGTTGGCGAAATTTGACTTAACTCAGTCAAATAACTAATTCCACCAACATCTTCTAAAGAGTTACTTTTTTCAATCTCAGCCTTTAAAGTAATTAAATCAATGGCTTCATTACGGTCATTAAGCTGCATCATACATTGAAAAATAATTTGATGGCTTCTACGATAAAAACTATTTGGCACTAGCAGTTCCATTGCTTCGATGATCGCATCCGAATCAAGAAAAATGGCGCCCAATACAGCTTGTTCTGCTTCTATGTCTTGTGGTGGCACACGATCTTGCCAAACTTCATTCATATTTCTTCTCCTAAATAACTTTCATTCAAACACAGATTTTCAACTTTACTGAAAAAAAGCTAGGACAAAAAGTACCAACAATGATAGGTTTCCGAATAACTAAAACATAGCCTCTTGTACCTTTATAAGTTCACATAAATACGAACAAATAAAGTTTTCTTTAGCTAACCTTCGGGGATCATTGCTAGGGGTAATCCATGTCCTAGCCTCCTCATTTTATTCTTCTACTACATGCACCTTAATACTGGCTGTTACTTCTGGATGTAATTTCACTGGGACATCCGTAAATCCTATAGAGCGAATAGGATCTTTCAATTCAATTTTTCTTTTATCCACCTTGATCTGATATTGTTTATTTAAAGCTTGAGCAATTTGTTTAGAAGGAACAGAGCCAAAAAGACGTCCGTCTTCCCCGACTTTAGCAGTAATCTCTACTACGGTTTTTTCATCTTCCAGGGTATCTTTTAACTCTTGAGCTTCTTTTAAGTTCTCAGCTTCTTCTTTTTCTTGCGCTTGTTCTTTGCCACGCATTGCAGCTACGTTTTCTTGGTTAGCTTCTTTAGCTAAATTATTTTTGAATAAATAATTTTGTGCGTAGCCATTGGGTACATCTTTAACTTCCCCTTTTTTCCCTTTTCCTTTTACATCTTGTAAGAAAATGACTTTCATCTTTGACTTTCACTCCTTATCATCTAATTGTTTCAATTCATTAATTAACGTTTTTCGTACATTTTCAATTGATTTATCTTTTATCTGAGTGGCAGCATTACTAAAATGACCTCCGCCACCTAGTCTTTCCATAATACGCTGAACATTAACACTACCTGAACTACGAGCATTAATTGAAATTTCATGTTCTACCTGCTTTGTAATAACAAATGCAGCTTCAATGTCATTCATTGATAACAAGGTATCTGCTGCTTTAGACGCCGTAACATTGTCATAAATTTCATTTTCAGAGGCTACAGCGACCACAATGTCTTTAGTCACATACTCACTGCGTGCAACTAGCTCACTCATTTGTAAATACGAATCTAAATCTGAACTCAACAAATAACGTACTAACGACAAATCTGCTCCATGCGTTTTCAAATAACTAGCTACATGAAAGGTTTGTGCTGTTGTCCGAGTAAAGAAACTTTTTGTATCGACATAAATTCCTGATAGCAACAAACTAGCAGTAAATTTCGACAATTTATTTCTTTTATTGGATTGGAATTGAACCAATTCAGCTACTAATTCGCTAGCTGAAGACGAACCAGGCTCAATATAAGTCAATAATGGCCGTTCAGGAAATTCATCGCTACGGCGATGATGGTCAATAATCATAATTTTATCAAATACATCGTACACTTCTTTTGAAATTGAAAGAGCTGGTCGACTATAATCTACCATAACCAAAACACTATTTTCGTCAATAAGTTCTAGGGCTTTTTTTCCAGAAATTACCAGATTAGCTGCTTCTGGATGTTTATTTATTTCCTCTAAGCAACGCTTCGTGTCTTCTGTTACTTCATCTTCTTCGATAATTACGTAACATTCTTTTTGGTTAAACTGAGCTAAAGCAGCTACTCCAAAAGCACTGCCGATAGCATCCATATCTGGATAACGGTGGCCCATAATAAAGATCTTTTTATTTTCAGAAAAAATCTTTTTTAAAGAAGTACTCATAGCACGCGAACGTATTCGCGTACGATGAATCGTACCTTCTGTTTGGCCACCAAAAAACTGCGGTTTTGCTCGCGAATCAGCGTCTTTTATTACCACTTGGTCGCCGCCTCGAGCTAAAGCCATATCCAAATTATTTTGTGCAACTTCTCCAATTTTTTCCATCGAATTATTTCCGTAAGCAATTCCCATACTCATCGTCAATACGAATTCACTATTTGTATCTGAATCTTTTAGTCGTTGTAAAATATCAAACTTTTTTTCTTTTATTTTACTCAAATCCTCTGTACTGGCGACAAAGAAATAACGATCCGTATTTACTCGTTTGTAAAAAATTCCATACTCATTCGCCCAATCAGAAATCATTGTTGTGACTAAGGTGTTTAGTAAAGAAATATTTTTATCATCCATTTTGTCAATAATATCGTCATAATTATCCAAAGAAATAATGCCGATCACAGTCATAGCCAGGGCTCCTTATCATTTCAAATTCCGCTAGTAAAATTTGACGATTCGTTAACTTTTTCAAAAGTTTTTCTTGGTTCTTTCTATTCATTTAAGTTCCATTTTATCATAAACTATTAAATTATGCGATTTACAGATAAGTTAACAGAATCGAGTAGGGCGAAATCAATCGCCCTCTCACGTCACCTGGACATACGGTTCCGTATCCGGCGACTCCATTATGAATATATGTTATGTCTATATTGGTAGTAATCTAAACAACTGACTAGGCCTGCTTGGCCTAGTTTTTGTTTAGTTATTGCCCTTCTTACACAGGTTTTGGTAGCTACCCACTGGTAGTGGTTTCCTGCGTACGATGTTAGTTTAGCTAAGCTCTTATTTACACCTAACTTTTGTAATCCCCATTGTCTCTTGGAGGGAACCTTCCACATCTTCCAGACGATGGTTCGCAATCGCGTTCTTAAATGGGCGTCGATCCGTTCCATCTTGGCTTTCATGGACGAGCTGGAAAAGTAATTTATCCATCCGCGGATGACTTCATTTAACTTTTCCAGCCTCTTTCTAAAGTTTATTGACCATTTTCTTTGAGTTAACATTTTGAGTTTTTTCTCGAATTTTCGGACAGAGTCCTCATGAGGTCGGCTCATCCAGCTTTTGGCTTTAGTGTCGTAATAGAAACTAAATCCTAAATATTTTAGCTGGCTGGGCCGCGTAACCTTTGATTTGGTTCCATTAACTTTTAGCCCTAACTTATTTTCAATCCAACGAATGACTGAATGCATCACTCGATTGGCACTTGTTCGGCTTTTAACCATGATGAGACAATCATCGGCGTATCTCACAAAGGCGAGCCCTCGGCTCTCAAGCTCTTTGTCCAGTTCATTTAGCATGATATTACTAAGAATGGGCGATAAATTCCCTCCTTGTGGGGCTCCTCGATCCGTTGGGTGGTATTCATCGGCGACCATGACACCTGCTTTGAGATATTTTCGAATAAGCGATTCTGTGTCTCCGTCTTGGATCATACGATGTACAAGACTCATCAGCCGGTCTTGAGGAACGTTATCAAAGAATTTTTCTAGATCTATATCAACGATCCATTGATAACCTTCATTGATCGTCTTCAATAATTGATTGACGGCCATTTCACAATTTCTGTTCGGACGAAATCCATAGCTAAATTCCGAAAAGTGGGATTCGCATATGGGTGTTATAACCTGAACAATGGCCTGCTGAATCACGCGGTCTATTGTTGTAGGTATACCGAGTTTTCGTTTCCCACCATCTGACTTTGGGATCCCAACTCTCTTTACAGGTTGGGGCTTGTAGTGTCGCTCTCTTATTTGTTGACAGATCGTTGCCCAGTTGTCTTGAATATAGGCATGAAGCTCGTCGAGCGTGACTTCGTCAACGCCGCTGGCTCCTTTATTTGCCCGGACTTTTTTATAAGCCTCATTCATATTTTGCCGGTCAAGGATACGTTCTAACATCTTCGACATAATGTGCGCGACTCCTTTCCGCTTTTAAGTATTCGTCTTAGATTGGCGTAGCTACCGACTCATTTACGTTTTGTCTACCACTACTATCAGACAGTACTTAAAACATACATTTTGTGTTGCACTATTCCATGGTTCAGTCCTTCGGAAACATGGTTTCCTACTATGACATCTGCTGACTTCTCACTATTCGTTGTTACTACTAAATCGTTAGTGAGACCTCACGGGATAAGTGTTATCTCTTTCCTCGTTTACCCATAAGGTTTACGCCACAAGATTACGGTTACCTTTTGGACTTTATCGCCTTTAGCCGACTTATCCGCTCGTAGCGCCTTCCTACCTTATTCCTGTTCGTTGGGCCACGATTTCGCTATTGCTTCCTCTCTCCCGTGCCTCACAGCACGAAACTTGCAAGTCGCTTTGGGATTCGTTGGTAACGACGCTCCACAGAGACTTTCACTCTAGACATAACACATGCCCGTCATACTAAAAAATCCGAATGACAAAATTGTCATCCGGATAGACTTTTATGGTTCTTCACTTACAAAAGGCAACAAGCCCATAATACGCGCGCGTTTTATAGCAGTTGTCAATTTACGTTGGTTTTTTGCACCTGTTCCAGTTACACGTCGAGGTAAAATTTTACCTCGTTCTGAAATAAATCTGTTTAATAAGTCAACATCTTTATAATCAACATGTTCAATGTGGTTAGCTGCAAGATAATCTACTTTACGACGTCTGCGTCCGCCTCTTCTTTGTTGTGCCATTCTATTTTCCCTCCAATCAATTTATTAGAATGGTAAATCATCATCTGAAATATCGATCGAAGATCCACCGAAAGGATCACTGTTATCACGATCAAAATTAGGTGTTTCAGAAGACTGAGATGCTTGATTTTGATTGTAATTGTCTCCAAAGTTCGGTTGATTGCCACCAGAATTACCATCAGAAGAACGACGTTGCTCAGTAACAGAGCGTGGTTCTAATAGTTGGAAATTTTCTGCTACGACTTCAGTCACAAAAACACGTTGTCCTTGCTGGTTTTCATAATTTCTTGTTTGAATTCTTCCAGTAGCACCAATTAATGCACCTTTACGCCCCAAATTAGCAAGGTTTTCTGCCGCTTTTCGCCAGATCACGCAGTTAATAAAATCTGCTTCTCTTTCACCATTTTGGTTTGTAAACGTACGATTCACCGCTAATGTAAAAGTCGCAACTGCTACCCCATTTGCGGTATAACGTAAATCAGGGTCTTTTGTCAATCTTCCTACTAGTACAACATTATTAATCAAATTACCATCTCCTCATCGTTATCGTTTCATGTGAAACGTATTAATCCTCTTCTTTCACAATCATATGACGAAGGATATCATTGTTGATTCTTGCAAGACGGTTAAATTCATTCACCATATCTGCAGTTGATGGAGAAGAAACGTTGATGATATGATAGATGCCTTCACGATAGCCATCTATTTCATACGCAAAACGACGTTTTTGCCAGTCTTTAGATTCGATCACCTCAGCGCCGTTATCAGTAACAACTGCGTCGAAACGTTCTACTAAAGCTGTTTTTGCTTCTTCATCAATGTCAGGACGAATGATGTAGGTAATTTCATACTTCGTATTTTCCATTGATTTTTCACCTCCCTATGGTCTTTGGCTCCCTTTTTTTCTAGGAGCAGAGAGAGCTGTCCATTAAGACTACTCACGAGTTGGAATTATACACGTATTTGTCTTACTACGCAAGATATTTCGCTTTGATTGTTTAGATTTGGAATTGGTTGTACATAGTTAAATACGCAAAAAATCAACAAAAGTATTTTTATTTTTAAACTTTTGTTGATTTTTTTCTAAAACGAATATTTTTTACTTTATTCTTCTGTCGATTCTTCTACTTTTTCTAACTCTTCAGCATCGACTGTTGCCATAGTTACAACTTTTGCGTCTTTTTCCATTTTCATCAACCGAACGCCTAATGTGGCTCTTCCGGTTTGAGAGATGTCTTCAACACGGAAACGGATAATAACGCCTTTATCGGTAATTACCATAACATCTTCATTACCAGAAACAGTCGTTAGCCCAGCTAAAGGACCATTTTTTTCAGTAATATTAGCTGTTTTGATCCCTTTACCGCCACGACCTTTAACTGGATATTGTTCTTTTGCGGTGCGTTTTCCGTATCCTTTTTCAGTAATAACTAGAACTTCATCGTTTTCTCGAATAACCGCAGCACCAACTACGTAATCTTCAGATCTTAAACGAATTCCTCGCACGCCACTAGCTGTTCGTCCCATATCACGTACAGCGTCTTCTTGGAAAGTAACAGAGTAACCATTGTGGGTACCTATAATCATTACATCATCCCCACAAGTACTCAAAACATTCACTAACTCGTCTTGTTCTTTTAAACCAATCGCAATCAATCCATTACTACGTATGTTTTTAAAAGCCTCTACTGAAGTGCGTTTAACTATACCATACTTAGTAGTAAAGAAAAGATACTTTCGCTCTTGTGTATCATTAGATAAAGCAATGACTGTTTGGATTCGTTCATTAGAATCAATCCCTAAGAAATTAATAACTGGAATACCTTTAGCTGTACGTCCGTATTCCGGAATCTCATAGCCTTTAGCTTTATAAACTTTGCCAGCGTTGGTGAAAAATAATAAATTATCATGTGTAGAACAAGATACCAAAGTAGTAACAAAGTCCTGATCATGAACACCCATACCTTGTACACCGCGTCCGCCACGATTTTGTGTACGGAACTCACTATTAGCTGCTCGTTTAATATATCCATTATTAGTTAAGGTAACAACGATTTCTTCTTCTTCGATTAAATCTTCATCTTCTAAACTCAAAACTTCGCCAACAAGTAGTTCAGTACGACGTTTATCGCCAAATCGTTGTTCAATTTCATGTAATTCCGTTTGGATAATTTCAATTACACGTTCTGGTCTAGCTAAAATATCTGCGAGATCTTCGATTTGTTTTAATAAATCTTGATACTCACTTTCTATTTTATCTCTTTCCAAACCAGTTAAACGACGTAAACGCATATCTAAGATCGCTTGAGCTTGACGATCAGAAAGTTGAAATTGTTCCATCATCGTTTCTTTGGCTTGAGCATCAGTTTCAGAACCACGAATAACTGCTATGATCTCGTCAATATGATCTAAAGCAAC
This region of Tetragenococcus osmophilus genomic DNA includes:
- a CDS encoding adenylosuccinate synthase produces the protein MSSVVVVGTQWGDEGKGKITDFLSENAEVIARYQGGDNAGHTIKFDDVTYKLHLIPSGIFYKEKISVIGNGVVVNPKSLVEELNYLKEHGISTENLRISDRAHVILPYHIKLDQLQEDAKGADKIGTTIKGIGPAYMDKAARVGIRIADLLDKDIFSERLKANLADKNRQFEKMYDDKAIAFEDIFEEFYNYGQQIKQYVADTSVILNDALDRGKRVLFEGAQGVMLDIDQGTYPFVTSSNPVAGGVTIGSGVGPSKIDKVVGVCKAYTSRVGDGPFPTELFDEVGDQIREVGHEYGTTTGRPRRVGWFDSVVMRHSRRVSGITNLSLNCVDVLSGLDTVKICTAYELDGKLIYHYPASLKELNHCKPVYEELPGWSEDVTQCKTLEDLPENARNYIRRISELVGVRISTFSVGPDRNQTNILESVWSQN
- a CDS encoding fructose-1,6-bisphosphatase: MKEENYYKLLKEIFVNKESVVTELINLEAILRLPKGTEHFISDVHGEYDAFDHVLRNGSGSVKEKIKECFNETEVDVNDLATLIYYPEEKIQLEKMDKTTSEMKAWYAQKIQLLIPVVNYTSRKYTRSKVHKALPDRFSYIIEELLTENQQETDKQAYIQAIIDNVIQLKQAAPLISALCYVIQRFVVDHLHVVGDIYDRGPAPDLIMERLIHYHSVDIQWGNHDIIWLASMAGSPLALINVLRICARYGNLGIIEERYGVNLRPLVEYSWKHYTVKDKFTPKLEDEASFSAKEKNNLNKIQQATALLQFKLEGQLIKRRPEFLMDERRMLDFIDYTKSTIQLQGKTYSLVDFSAPTVDPADPCALTKEEEQLVKNLLRSFQTSEPLQRHMNFLMEKGSMYLRYNGNLLLHGCIPLHQNGDFKSFRLGQKHYSGKDLLDFFDEQIRYSYEHPDISNDFATDLLWYLWTGECSSLFGKKVMATFERYYIEDSQTHHEEKNAYYRLRNQEAICKEILKDFDLSTTGHIINGHTPVKANKGENPIKANGSMLVIDGGFAKSYQKETGLAGYTLLFNSYGLQLVAHQPFSSVNEAVTQQIDILSTKRLVEEVESRTTVAQTNIGKKLIQEKEALEMLYKNYDVY
- the dnaB gene encoding replicative DNA helicase; the encoded protein is MNEVWQDRVPPQDIEAEQAVLGAIFLDSDAIIEAMELLVPNSFYRRSHQIIFQCMMQLNDRNEAIDLITLKAEIEKSNSLEDVGGISYLTELSQISPTSSSISYYAKIVDDKATLRQLIQTANKIVTTGFEQNENVQEIVEDAEKSIMEVSEKSNSNGFQSIADVLNQTIENIDQLAQNNEEITGLPTGYKALDKMTAGLQKDELLIIAARPAVGKTAFALNIAQNVGTKTDNTVAIFSLEMGAESLVSRMLCAEGSIDANHLRTGQLTDEEWRNLIVAMGSLSKASIYIDDTPGIKVSEIRARCRKLAQETGNLGLILIDYLQLIEGSGRESRQQEVSEISRQLKKIAKELNVPVVALSQLSRGVEQRQDKRPVLSDIRESGSIEQDADIVAFLYRDDYYQRENEDEEEEKTNNDNVIEVIIEKNRNGARGTVELLFIKEYNKFSSLSPRTAFE
- the rplI gene encoding 50S ribosomal protein L9, with protein sequence MKVIFLQDVKGKGKKGEVKDVPNGYAQNYLFKNNLAKEANQENVAAMRGKEQAQEKEEAENLKEAQELKDTLEDEKTVVEITAKVGEDGRLFGSVPSKQIAQALNKQYQIKVDKRKIELKDPIRSIGFTDVPVKLHPEVTASIKVHVVEE
- a CDS encoding DHH family phosphoesterase, whose amino-acid sequence is MTVIGIISLDNYDDIIDKMDDKNISLLNTLVTTMISDWANEYGIFYKRVNTDRYFFVASTEDLSKIKEKKFDILQRLKDSDTNSEFVLTMSMGIAYGNNSMEKIGEVAQNNLDMALARGGDQVVIKDADSRAKPQFFGGQTEGTIHRTRIRSRAMSTSLKKIFSENKKIFIMGHRYPDMDAIGSAFGVAALAQFNQKECYVIIEEDEVTEDTKRCLEEINKHPEAANLVISGKKALELIDENSVLVMVDYSRPALSISKEVYDVFDKIMIIDHHRRSDEFPERPLLTYIEPGSSSASELVAELVQFQSNKRNKLSKFTASLLLSGIYVDTKSFFTRTTAQTFHVASYLKTHGADLSLVRYLLSSDLDSYLQMSELVARSEYVTKDIVVAVASENEIYDNVTASKAADTLLSMNDIEAAFVITKQVEHEISINARSSGSVNVQRIMERLGGGGHFSNAATQIKDKSIENVRKTLINELKQLDDKE
- the ltrA gene encoding group II intron reverse transcriptase/maturase, with product MSKMLERILDRQNMNEAYKKVRANKGASGVDEVTLDELHAYIQDNWATICQQIRERHYKPQPVKRVGIPKSDGGKRKLGIPTTIDRVIQQAIVQVITPICESHFSEFSYGFRPNRNCEMAVNQLLKTINEGYQWIVDIDLEKFFDNVPQDRLMSLVHRMIQDGDTESLIRKYLKAGVMVADEYHPTDRGAPQGGNLSPILSNIMLNELDKELESRGLAFVRYADDCLIMVKSRTSANRVMHSVIRWIENKLGLKVNGTKSKVTRPSQLKYLGFSFYYDTKAKSWMSRPHEDSVRKFEKKLKMLTQRKWSINFRKRLEKLNEVIRGWINYFSSSSMKAKMERIDAHLRTRLRTIVWKMWKVPSKRQWGLQKLGVNKSLAKLTSYAGNHYQWVATKTCVRRAITKQKLGQAGLVSCLDYYQYRHNIYS
- the rpsR gene encoding 30S ribosomal protein S18 produces the protein MAQQRRGGRRRRKVDYLAANHIEHVDYKDVDLLNRFISERGKILPRRVTGTGAKNQRKLTTAIKRARIMGLLPFVSEEP
- the ssb gene encoding single-stranded DNA-binding protein; translation: MINNVVLVGRLTKDPDLRYTANGVAVATFTLAVNRTFTNQNGEREADFINCVIWRKAAENLANLGRKGALIGATGRIQTRNYENQQGQRVFVTEVVAENFQLLEPRSVTEQRRSSDGNSGGNQPNFGDNYNQNQASQSSETPNFDRDNSDPFGGSSIDISDDDLPF
- the rpsF gene encoding 30S ribosomal protein S6; protein product: MENTKYEITYIIRPDIDEEAKTALVERFDAVVTDNGAEVIESKDWQKRRFAYEIDGYREGIYHIINVSSPSTADMVNEFNRLARINNDILRHMIVKEED